A region from the Lysobacter antibioticus genome encodes:
- a CDS encoding class I SAM-dependent methyltransferase, translating into MSSVSTAMLVAAATVQRGYGRVELTQQAQLARACLERCGAGGRWLLWLVDRALGRACLSALEVLALPGLRGHYAWRKRRIVHWAERACADGATQAVLIGSGYDGLGWSLAQRYPALRVFELDRADSVAIKREALRQLRADTSRLRLLGADLERDDALGTLLADPAFDPGRPTLCVAEGVLMYLQPGRAQQLLRALAQRLPRTVLVATAMELRRGRPRFRRERPWVRGWLQRRGEPFRWGCERDALDAWLAECSWILRELAEPGDPDDPDPSPGEWLFLAHCAAAAPAR; encoded by the coding sequence ATGAGCAGCGTGTCCACCGCGATGCTGGTCGCCGCCGCAACGGTGCAGCGCGGTTACGGACGAGTCGAACTGACGCAGCAGGCCCAGCTCGCGCGCGCCTGCCTGGAGCGCTGCGGTGCCGGCGGGCGCTGGCTGTTGTGGCTGGTCGATCGCGCCCTGGGCCGCGCCTGCCTGAGCGCGCTGGAAGTGCTGGCCCTGCCGGGATTGCGTGGGCATTACGCTTGGCGTAAGCGGCGCATCGTGCATTGGGCCGAGCGCGCTTGCGCCGACGGTGCGACGCAGGCGGTGCTGATCGGTAGCGGCTACGACGGCCTGGGCTGGAGCCTGGCGCAGCGGTATCCGGCGTTGCGGGTGTTCGAACTCGACCGCGCCGATAGCGTGGCGATCAAACGCGAGGCGCTGCGGCAGTTGCGGGCGGACACATCGCGCTTGCGGCTGTTGGGAGCGGATCTGGAACGCGACGATGCGCTGGGCACGCTCCTCGCCGATCCCGCCTTCGACCCCGGCCGGCCGACCCTGTGCGTGGCCGAAGGCGTGCTGATGTACCTGCAGCCGGGACGTGCGCAACAGTTGCTGCGCGCATTGGCGCAGCGCCTGCCGCGCACGGTCCTGGTCGCCACGGCGATGGAACTGCGGCGCGGGCGGCCGCGCTTCCGCCGCGAACGGCCGTGGGTGCGCGGCTGGCTGCAGCGGCGCGGCGAACCGTTCCGTTGGGGCTGCGAGCGCGATGCGCTGGACGCATGGCTGGCCGAGTGCAGCTGGATCTTGCGCGAGCTGGCCGAGCCGGGCGACCCGGACGATCCCGATCCGAGTCCCGGCGAATGGCTGTTCCTGGCCCATTGCGCGGCGGCAGCGCCGGCGCGCTGA
- the fghA gene encoding S-formylglutathione hydrolase — protein sequence MQKIESHACFGGRQEVWSHTATTLGCPMRFGVYLPPQAEREDCPVLYWLSGLTCTEQNFITKAGAQQYAAEHGLILVAADTSPRGEGVPDAEGYDLGQGAGFYLNATRPKWAANFRMYDYVVDELPALVDAHFPTTSARAISGHSMGGHGALMIALKNPGRYRSVSAFSPIAAPSHSPWGEKAFTAYLGEDREAWKAWDATALVGGAREKLPLLIDQGGEDEFLLPQLKPELLRVACEVAKHPIELRIRPGYDHSYYFIASYIGEHIAHHARALHG from the coding sequence ATGCAAAAAATCGAATCCCACGCTTGCTTCGGCGGACGCCAGGAAGTCTGGAGCCACACTGCGACCACCTTGGGTTGCCCGATGCGCTTCGGCGTGTATCTGCCGCCGCAGGCCGAGCGGGAAGACTGCCCGGTGCTGTACTGGCTGTCGGGCCTGACCTGCACCGAGCAGAACTTCATCACCAAGGCCGGGGCGCAGCAATACGCGGCCGAGCACGGGCTGATCCTGGTCGCGGCCGATACCAGTCCGCGCGGCGAGGGCGTGCCCGATGCCGAGGGCTACGACCTGGGCCAGGGTGCCGGGTTCTATCTCAATGCGACGCGGCCGAAATGGGCGGCGAACTTCCGCATGTACGACTACGTCGTCGACGAATTGCCGGCGCTGGTCGATGCGCATTTCCCGACCACCAGTGCGCGGGCGATCAGCGGCCACTCGATGGGCGGCCACGGCGCCTTGATGATCGCCTTGAAGAATCCGGGCCGTTATCGCAGCGTGTCGGCGTTCTCGCCGATCGCCGCGCCGTCGCATTCGCCCTGGGGCGAGAAGGCGTTCACCGCCTATCTCGGCGAGGACCGCGAGGCCTGGAAGGCCTGGGATGCGACGGCCCTGGTCGGCGGCGCGCGCGAGAAACTGCCGCTGCTGATCGACCAGGGCGGCGAAGACGAATTCCTGCTGCCGCAGCTCAAGCCGGAGTTGCTGCGCGTCGCCTGCGAGGTGGCCAAGCACCCGATCGAGCTGCGCATCCGCCCCGGTTACGACCACAGCTATTACTTCATCGCCAGCTATATCGGCGAACACATCGCGCACCACGCGCGCGCCTTGCACGGCTGA
- a CDS encoding FAD-binding oxidoreductase, with protein sequence MSAAIAPPPASTLHLNDVHSGLNRTAVAGLLQPRSLDQACAAVRDCARLGRSTIAVGARHAMGGQQFLSGGWLLDTSGLDRIVDFDPERGLITVEAGVQWPALLAWLARHPGNVRGWSIRQKQTGADGFSLGGAFASNIHGRGLAFAPFVEDVESIVLIDHRGDARIADRERNAEWFALAAGGYGLFGLVARLTLRLVPRTVLRREVALLRVGELMPHLQAAVADGCTYGDFQFAIDPASDDFLDLGIASCYRPLADAAPDPAPRHLGGEDFAHLLRLAHVDPSRAFAEYAAFYLATDGQRYGSDSQQAGVYLDGYHAGVDAALGHCGSEMITELYVPRARLAEFMVAAADALRRHHAQPIYGTVRLVCAERSSMLAWAREDWACIVFNLHVRHDPAGRAAAAAAFRALIDEALARGGSYYLTYHRHATRDQVEAAYPQFREFLRRKRELDPDRRWDSDWFRHHEALFARVGA encoded by the coding sequence ATGTCCGCCGCCATCGCACCGCCCCCCGCGTCGACCCTGCATCTCAACGACGTCCATTCCGGCCTCAACCGCACTGCGGTCGCCGGCCTGCTGCAGCCGCGCAGCCTGGACCAGGCTTGCGCGGCGGTGCGCGACTGCGCACGTCTGGGCCGCTCGACCATCGCCGTGGGCGCGCGCCATGCCATGGGCGGCCAGCAATTCCTGTCCGGCGGCTGGTTACTCGACACTTCGGGCCTGGACCGCATCGTCGATTTCGATCCCGAGCGCGGTCTGATCACGGTCGAGGCCGGTGTGCAGTGGCCGGCGCTGCTTGCATGGCTGGCGCGGCATCCGGGCAATGTCCGCGGCTGGAGCATCCGCCAGAAGCAGACCGGCGCCGACGGCTTCAGCCTGGGCGGCGCGTTCGCGTCCAACATCCACGGCCGCGGCCTGGCCTTCGCTCCCTTCGTCGAGGACGTCGAATCGATCGTGCTGATCGATCATCGCGGCGACGCGCGCATCGCCGACCGCGAGCGCAACGCCGAATGGTTCGCTCTCGCCGCCGGCGGCTATGGCCTGTTCGGTCTGGTCGCGCGGCTGACCCTGCGGTTGGTGCCGCGCACGGTGCTGCGGCGCGAGGTCGCGCTGCTGCGGGTGGGCGAGTTGATGCCGCATCTGCAGGCGGCAGTCGCCGACGGCTGCACTTACGGCGATTTCCAGTTCGCGATCGATCCGGCCAGCGACGACTTCCTCGACCTCGGCATCGCCTCCTGCTATCGACCGCTTGCCGATGCCGCGCCCGATCCTGCGCCGCGCCATCTCGGCGGCGAAGACTTCGCCCATTTGCTGCGCCTGGCGCACGTCGACCCGAGCCGCGCCTTCGCCGAATACGCGGCCTTCTACCTGGCCACCGACGGCCAGCGCTATGGCTCCGACAGTCAGCAGGCCGGCGTCTACCTCGACGGCTACCACGCCGGCGTGGACGCGGCGCTGGGCCATTGCGGCTCGGAGATGATTACCGAGCTGTACGTGCCGCGCGCGCGCCTGGCCGAGTTCATGGTCGCTGCCGCCGACGCTCTGCGCCGCCATCACGCGCAACCGATCTACGGCACCGTGCGGCTGGTGTGCGCTGAACGCAGCAGCATGCTGGCCTGGGCGCGCGAGGACTGGGCCTGCATCGTGTTCAATCTGCACGTGCGCCACGATCCGGCCGGACGCGCCGCCGCCGCGGCCGCGTTCCGCGCCTTGATCGACGAGGCCCTGGCCCGCGGCGGCAGCTATTACCTGACCTATCACCGCCATGCCACGCGCGATCAGGTCGAGGCGGCTTACCCGCAGTTCCGCGAGTTCCTGCGGCGCAAGCGCGAGCTGGATCCGGACCGGCGCTGGGACAGCGATTGGTTCCGCCACCACGAAGCCCTGTTCGCGCGAGTCGGCGCATGA
- a CDS encoding helix-turn-helix domain-containing protein has product MAERERLLAALKTVLKERGWRYADLARALGLSEPTVKRLLSNGRIDLERLERICAVLDLDFFELARRARGARDETRHLSPKQEAELARSPRLMTVFHLLCQGWRTDAIRAGFGLSAPELTRLLARLDRLALAELLPGDKVRLRVPRDFSWRDDGPVRARYLGAASREFLVDGFQSSDALLALDIRELGAASLAVLRRKLERLQAEFKEAAELDLSLPSSKRRSVGLLLATRPWVYSLIETLRNEYADERDAPTHGRGGRRSRVTAR; this is encoded by the coding sequence ATGGCCGAACGCGAACGCCTGCTCGCCGCGCTCAAGACCGTGCTCAAGGAGCGCGGCTGGCGCTACGCCGATCTCGCCCGCGCGCTGGGCCTGTCGGAGCCCACCGTCAAACGCCTGCTGTCGAACGGACGCATCGACCTGGAGCGGCTGGAGCGCATCTGCGCCGTGCTGGACCTGGACTTCTTCGAGCTCGCGCGCCGCGCGCGCGGCGCGCGCGACGAGACCCGCCATCTGAGCCCGAAACAGGAAGCGGAACTGGCGCGCTCGCCGCGGCTGATGACCGTGTTCCATCTGCTCTGCCAGGGCTGGCGCACCGATGCGATCCGCGCCGGCTTCGGCCTGAGCGCGCCGGAACTCACTCGCCTGCTGGCGCGTCTGGACCGATTGGCGCTCGCGGAACTGCTGCCCGGCGACAAGGTGCGCCTGCGGGTGCCGCGCGACTTCTCCTGGCGCGACGACGGCCCCGTGCGCGCGCGCTACCTGGGCGCGGCCAGCCGCGAGTTCCTGGTCGACGGTTTCCAGTCGTCCGATGCCCTGCTGGCCTTGGACATCCGCGAACTGGGCGCGGCCTCGCTGGCGGTGCTGCGGCGCAAGCTCGAACGCCTGCAGGCGGAGTTCAAGGAAGCCGCAGAACTCGACCTCAGCCTGCCGTCGTCGAAGCGGCGCAGTGTCGGCCTGCTGCTGGCCACGCGGCCCTGGGTGTACTCGCTAATCGAGACCCTGCGCAACGAATACGCAGACGAACGCGATGCACCCACGCACGGCCGCGGCGGACGACGGTCCCGCGTCACGGCGCGCTGA